Within Candidatus Obscuribacterales bacterium, the genomic segment GCCAGCCTCCGCACTCAGTGATCGCACCTGCTGAATCAGGAAGTAACCATCTTCCTCAGGCAATCCGAGATCAGAAATCAACACATCATAGCGGTCAGGGCTTTCGGTGAGCGCCGCGATCGCTTCTCTGGCAGTAGTTACGGCCACCACCTCTGCTCCGTAACTTTCTAGCATCATCTGGCAGGTTGCCAGCACCATGACCTGATCGTCAACCACCAGGATCCGCAAACCTTCTAAAGTAGGGGACAGCGGCGAAGCGTTCGAAGAAGTTGCTACAATCAGCGATGAGGTTGGGGGCGGCACGTATAAAGGCAACCGCACGGTCATGGTGGTTCCTTGTCCTTCGCCGGGACTGTCGGCGCACACAGTGCCACCATGCATCTCGACGAGATTCTGCACGATCGCCAAGCCCAACCCTGGATTGACTTTTCTAGTACTAGAATCGACCTGATAAAACTGCTCGAAAATATGCGGTAATAAATCTGCTGGAATACCAATTCCTGTGTCACTGACTTGAATTTGCGCCTGCTGGTCAATCTGCGACAGCGTGATGTCTAACCGTCCACCCGCAGGCGTAAACTTAATTGCGTTTGAGAGCAGATTCGACAGCACTTGCTGCAAGCGTTCGGCATCCCCCAAGACGGTGATCGAATTCAACGATGACACTAACTGAATATTTTTTTCTGCCACCGCTAAATGAACGCTGTCAAGTGCCGCTCGAACTACTAACTCCAAGTCGAGCGGACAGCGATTCATCTGCAGATTATTGCTCGTAATCCGTGAGAGATCCAAAATATCCTCAATCAGTCGATTTTGTGTCTTGGCATTCTGCTCAATCGCTGCTAGAGCTTGCTTTGCCACCGGGTCGTCGCGGTCGCGGGTGCGGAGCAGATACACCCATCCCAGCAGTGAGGAGAGAGGATTTCGCAGTTCATGGGACAGATTAGCGAGAAATTCATCTTTGGCACGATTGGCCGCTTCAAGCTGCTGGCGCGCTGTGCGCTCGGTAACATCTGAGATCGCCAGCAAAATCATGTCTGTGTTGTCTTCTCGGGGCAGTCTGCACGCATTGAGCAGCATGTTTTTACGCCCAATCTGCTCAAACTCATGATTGACCTCAAAATCCTGCACCGCAGGCTCACCCGCCAGAACACCGCTCAACATCGATCGCAGGGCGGGAATATCCCACTGCCCATTGCCTAATTCAAACAGCCGCCTGTGGATGGTTTCAGCATCAGAAACCTGAAATGTCTCGTAAAACGCTCGATTTGCGGCATTCACCCGGAAATCAGTGTCCAGCACCACTAGCGGAATTTGCACCGTCTCAATGATGGTTTCTGCATAGTTGCGAGCAATTTCTAGGACAGCGGCGTAGCGTTTGAGGGCATCAATATCCTGCAGCACCAGCGTCACACCGTCAATTTGGTTTTCAGTAGTGCGATAGGGGCGAATGCGGAGGCTATACCAGTACCCGGCGTCTGTTTGAATCTCCTGTTCTTTCGTATTGAGGGTTTCTAACACCTCCACAATCATCGGTTCTAGCTGGGAAACATTAAAATTGCCATGCAGATCCGTGAAGGGGCGTCCGATGTCGGTGGGGATGAAATTAAACAGTCGCTGGGCGGTTGGTGTAAAGCGGCGAATCCTTAAGTCATTCGTCAGCATCACAATCGGGATATTGATGCTGGCGATAAAGTTGTTGAGATCGCTATTGTCTCGATTCTGCTGCAGATTCCGGTTTCGCAGCTCTTCATTGGTGGTCGAGAGTTCTTCATTGGTAACCTGAATTTCTTCCTTCGCCGTTTGCAGTTCTTCGTTCGTGCTCTGCAGTTCTTCATTGCTCGATAGAATCTCTTCATTGGCGATGCGGAGGTTTTGGTTGAGCTGGTTTTGCTCCTGAATCACCGCTTGCAGATGCGCCTGGGCCGAAAGTTCGCGCTGGGTGGCGGCAGCTAGCGCCTGGCGCAGCGTTAAAAGCTCACGCGCTAAGTCCGCTGGCTCCAGGTTTTCTACCGTCGCCAGACTGGTGAGCGGGGTAGAAGCAGGGGCAGAGGGCGAGATGAGACTAAACAGCACCAAAAAATAGAGTGCATTGGTCAGGGCTGGGCGAAAAGGCAGCACCTCTAGATTCAGTTGCGGTCGCTCACCCTGTTCCATTTGAATGTTTTCCTGCCGCACCAGCACGTTCTCTGTTTGGGCCTGATACAGGGCGGTGCGAAGGGGGGTAACCAGCCCGTCGCGTGCCATAGACAGCAGGTTTAGCTCTGTGGTGCTGGGGGTCAACTTCAGGTAAAGATCGAGGTCGCCGCGCATCTGTAAGACCTGCATCTGTTCATCGACCACCACCGATAGCGGCATGTAGCGATTGGCAATCAGCTGGTCAACTTCGCGGGCTAAATCAAAGGGAATGGAACGGCTTTCTGGGATGCGCTGCGGACTCTGGAGGCTGGGGCTGAGGGAAGACGTGGTGGTAAACGCAAATAGGGGATTTGATAAGCTCAATTTTCGAGCATAGATTTTGCAGGCTTCATCCACAGGCACAAACAAATTTGAGGCAGTTTTGACGCTTTCTGACGTACCCAATACCAGGCAGCCAGTTAGGTTGAGGCTGTAATGAAACAACGCCATGATGCGCTCTTGCAGGCGATCGGATAAATAAATCAGCAGGTTGCGACAGCTAATTAGATCGAGATTCGAGAACGGGGGATCGGTCGCTAAGTTATGCCGAGCAAACACACAGAATTCGCGAATGGTACTGCTAATTTGATAGCCGCCCCCCGCCTGGGGGACAAAGAACCGACTTTTACGCTCTGGT encodes:
- a CDS encoding CheR family methyltransferase — protein: SGMDGDGAEGVKAIKIAGGVTFAECDATARFNSMPNTAVATGNVDFVLPPQTIATELSHLSRNPLLGQSEPLPIIQALPPEPGDPLSQIFSLLRTTTGVDFTEYKPASLERRIQRRMLLYKLDSLAAYADYLQTHRDEIQALYEEILIHVTSFFRDPPVFEQLKTQVFPRISRNKTSDVPLRIWVAGCSTGEEVYSLAICLLEFFSDRATVPPIQIFATDISETAISKARSGLYLESQMEGVSPERKSRFFVPQAGGGYQISSTIREFCVFARHNLATDPPFSNLDLISCRNLLIYLSDRLQERIMALFHYSLNLTGCLVLGTSESVKTASNLFVPVDEACKIYARKLSLSNPLFAFTTTSSLSPSLQSPQRIPESRSIPFDLAREVDQLIANRYMPLSVVVDEQMQVLQMRGDLDLYLKLTPSTTELNLLSMARDGLVTPLRTALYQAQTENVLVRQENIQMEQGERPQLNLEVLPFRPALTNALYFLVLFSLISPSAPASTPLTSLATVENLEPADLARELLTLRQALAAATQRELSAQAHLQAVIQEQNQLNQNLRIANEEILSSNEELQSTNEELQTAKEEIQVTNEELSTTNEELRNRNLQQNRDNSDLNNFIASINIPIVMLTNDLRIRRFTPTAQRLFNFIPTDIGRPFTDLHGNFNVSQLEPMIVEVLETLNTKEQEIQTDAGYWYSLRIRPYRTTENQIDGVTLVLQDIDALKRYAAVLEIARNYAETIIETVQIPLVVLDTDFRVNAANRAFYETFQVSDAETIHRRLFELGNGQWDIPALRSMLSGVLAGEPAVQDFEVNHEFEQIGRKNMLLNACRLPREDNTDMILLAISDVTERTARQQLEAANRAKDEFLANLSHELRNPLSSLLGWVYLLRTRDRDDPVAKQALAAIEQNAKTQNRLIEDILDLSRITSNNLQMNRCPLDLELVVRAALDSVHLAVAEKNIQLVSSLNSITVLGDAERLQQVLSNLLSNAIKFTPAGGRLDITLSQIDQQAQIQVSDTGIGIPADLLPHIFEQFYQVDSSTRKVNPGLGLAIVQNLVEMHGGTVCADSPGEGQGTTMTVRLPLYVPPPTSSLIVATSSNASPLSPTLEGLRILVVDDQVMVLATCQMMLESYGAEVVAVTTAREAIAALTESPDRYDVLISDLGLPEEDGYFLIQQVRSLSAEAGGQIPAIALTGYASQAEQQRVIEAGFQMHIAKPFDLVQLSAIVADLAKQT